The Mercurialis annua linkage group LG2, ddMerAnnu1.2, whole genome shotgun sequence genome contains a region encoding:
- the LOC126670796 gene encoding uncharacterized protein LOC126670796 — MPISKHLHILEENHAAEIMKIGVVGSGQMGSGIAQLAAVNGLHVWLLDTDSSALSRASKSIADNIRRLISKGYLSQAVGNDALERLHCTSNLEELHMTDIVIEAIMESEDVKKKLFLELDKIVKSSAILASNTSSISITRLASATSRPSQVIGMHFMNPPPIMKLVEIVRGADTSDKTFSATKVLAERFGKIVICSQDFPGFVVNRILMPMINEAFYTLYTGVATKEDIDTGMKLGTNHPMGPLQLADFIGLDVCLSIMKVLHTGFGDSKYAPCPLLLQYVDAGRLGRKRGIGVYDYRKATEQEKPSARL; from the exons ATGCCAATCAGCAAACACTTACACATTTTAGAAGAGAATCACGCGGCGGAGATAATGAAGATCGGAGTAGTTGGTAGCGGCCAAATGGGCTCCGGAATTGCTCAACTCGCCGCCGTAAATGGTCTTCATGTCTGGCTTCTTGACACCGATTCTTCCGCTCTCTCCAGAGCTTCTAAATCCATCGCCGATAATATCCGTCGCCTCATCTCCAAAGGCTACCTCTCTCAG GCAGTTGGTAATGATGCTTTGGAGCGTCTACATTGTACCTCAAATTTGGAAGAATTGCATATGACAGATATTGTTATTGAAGCTATTATGGAATCTGAAGATGTGAAGAAAAAGTTGTTTCTTGAACTGGATAAGATTGTGAAAAGTTCTGCCATCTTGGCTTCCAATACAAGTTCCATCTCTATTACTCGGCTAGCATCGGCGACTAGCAGGCCAAGCCAG GTGATTGGGATGCACTTTATGAATCCTCCACCTATAATGAAATTGGTTGAGATTGTACGTGGTGCAGACACTTCAGATAAGACATTTTCTGCAACCAAAGTCTTGGCGGAGAG GTTTGGCAAGATAGTTATATGCTCTCAGGACTTTCCCGGCTTCGTTGTGAACCGGATCCTAATGCCAATGATAAACGAAGCATTTTATACTCTTTATACTGGAGTAGCAACAAAGGAGGACATTGATACAGGAATGAAATTAGGGACAAACCATCCGATGGGTCCTTTACAGCTTGCTGATTTCATTGGATTGGATGTCTGCCTGTCCATAATGAAAGTACTTCATACCGGTTTTGGTGATAGTAAGTATGCTCCCTGCCCTCTTCTACTGCAGTATGTTGATGCAGGTCGGCTTGGAAGAAAACGTGGCATTGGTGTGTATGATTACCGTAAAGCAACAGAACAAGAAAAACCCTCAGCACGGCTTTGA